One genomic segment of Passer domesticus isolate bPasDom1 chromosome 21, bPasDom1.hap1, whole genome shotgun sequence includes these proteins:
- the ABCA7 gene encoding phospholipid-transporting ATPase ABCA7 isoform X1 → MAVGTQLGLLLWKNFTYRRRQRIQLAIEILWPLFLFLILISVRRSHPPFKQHECHFPNKALPSAGTLPWLQGIICNMNNPCFLHPTAGEAPGVVGNFDGSIVSRLLTEARQVLLRGHGQRLLRSFARLLPALRRLRDSGNQRSALPVREYLREDETFSRFLRTNTSLPPALVDELMGAQLSPRIFSLASIRLPLKALVCNASVLGGFLVGSTQSLQHGLCALPSSQLRAMEGSFLSQMDFPRLLAEQLSSELGGIAGTVEALGSFLRDAASLMEEVSSMTSLAELRQEVAGLRAPNTSTGAFTALSRIACGHPEGGGLRIPSLNWYEDNDVKAFLDRNSSEHRPVASGSTSPFCRELLRSLESSPLSQIFWRGIKPLFVGKILYTPPGPGPDSVMAEVNRTFRELAVLGELGGAWQELGPRIYTLLNSSLEMQVLQDLLLAPSTAQLLDGFLNGTSWKLPELVTFLTGPAGGPGLTWHQVYADVDAVLSTLSQFMECVCLDKIEAVATEEQLVARALELLEEQQFWAAVVFQPPINATAPGLPPHVRYKIRMDIDDVTRTNKIKDRFWDPGPAADPFSDLRYVWGGFVYIQDLVEQAVVRVQTGAAPRTGVYVQQMPYPCYVDDVFLRVLNRSLPLFMTLAWIYSVAMIIKGVVHEKETRLKETMKTMGLSSGILWLSWFLSSFIPFLLSSALLVLILKLGNILPYSDPAVIFLFLSTFSVATISQCFLISTFFPRANLASACGGIIYFSLYLPYVLCVAWRDYITFPIRVLVSLLSPVAFGFGCDYFSLYEEQGVGIQWHNLAASPVPGDPYSFAAAMGLLLLDAVLYGLATWYLEGVFPGQYGIPKPWNFPFLKSYWFGESSSSGHSVYHSSPHTAPQVLVEEPPADLQPGVSIRNLVKVYGSSGRAAVNGLSLDFYEGQITSFLGHNGAGKTTTMSILTGLLPPTSGTAYVLGWDIRSDIDSIRKSMGMCPQHNVLFDILTVEEHVWFYGRLKGLSERRVQEEMEQLLRDTGLPHKRREQTRNLSGGMQRKLSVAIAFVGGSRVVILDEPTAGVDPFSRRSIWELLLKYRKGRTIILSTHYMDEAELLGDRTAIISQGRLCCCGSPLFLKARLGTGYHLTLVKRDRSGTGGSTGAVPGVTKKDGSDSEHSSDTGLGSERGSDASTVDVAQLSALIQKLVPGSRLVEDIGHEVLFVLPYSGARDGAFGELFRELDARLGELGVSSYGISDTTLEEIFLKVAEDTALDTDTTGTMKGAAPGEMGDGDVADGEMAKGARRAEEPRETDLLRGAAGQACGRLRGWALTCRQLRALFTKRMLHARRSTRGFFAQIVLPAVFVCIALLFSLIVPPFGKYPPLQLQPWMYGQQFTFFSNDAPGDPDTARLLEALLAEPGFGTKCMKEEGKAAGLCPPASHPDGFSTPSAPPSLLEVLQRGNWTRAKPSPPCQCSGPGAHRMLPECPEGAGGLPPPQVQRGTGDILQNLTGRNISDYLVKTYPQIIRQELRNKKWVNEQRYGGFSLGAGSSQALPSAAEVDQAVLELRALLNITLGSPSDRLLANLSRFVEGLDARRNIKVWFNNKGWHAMVSFLNVASNGLLRARLPPGTDPARFGITATNHPLNLTKEQLSEAALMATSVDVLVSICVIFAMSFVPASFVVFLIEERVSKAKHLQFVSGMKPITYWLGNFAWDMCNYLVPALLVILIFLCFQQESYVSSANLPSLVLLLLLYGWSITPLMYPASFLFSIPSTAYVALTCINLFIGINGSVATFVLELFVDQNLNDINRVLKKVFLIFPHFCLGRGLIDMVKNQAMADAFERFGDKRFVSPLSWDLAGKNMFAMAIEGIVFFLFTLLLQYHRFFLRLGPRALELPSLGDEDQDVARERARVGSIPPHGHLLLLKDLTKVYRRRKAPAVDRLCVAIPPGECFGLLGVNGAGKTSTFKMLTGDTEVTLGEAWLKGHSVLTDLQSVHQHMGYCPQFDAITDLLTGREHLEFYSRLRGIPEEETPRVAQWGITALGLGPHADRPAGKYSGGNKRKLSTAIALLGCPPVVFLDEPTTGMDPQARRFLWERILGVIRDGRSVVLTSHSMEECEALCTRMAIMVNGRFRCLGSVQHLKNRFGDGYTVVVRVGGPGPAAVQALLQQRFPGIVLREQHGGLLQYHLPARATSLAAVFSLLAAHRGPCHIEDYSVSQTTLDQVFMHFAQEQSDGDAGEVTAPGQDTAPSPGRRLSRFLEDDSYQESAV, encoded by the exons ATGGCGGTGGGcacccagctggggctgctgctctggaagaACTTCACCTACCGCCGGCGGCAGCGG ATCCAGCTGGCTATCGAGATCCTGTGGcccctcttcctcttcctcatcctgaTCTCAGTGCGGCGATCCCACCCGCCCTTCAAGCAGCACGAGT GCCACTTTCCCAACAAGGCGCTGCCCTCTGCGGggaccctgccctggctgcagggcatCATCTGCAACATGAACAACCCCTGCTTCCTGCACCCCACGGCGGGAGAGGCGCCCGGCGTGGTGGGCAACTTCGATGGCTCCAT CGTTTCTCGTCTCCTGACCGAAGCCCGGCAGGTTCTGCTCCGCGGGCACGGGCAGCGGCTCCTGCGCAGCTTCGCCCGGCTCCTGCCCGCCCTGCGCCGGctccgggacagcgggaacCAGCGGAGCG ctctgccggTGAGGGAATACTTGAGAGAGGACGAGACCTTCTCGCGGTTCCTGCGGACCAACACATCTCTGCCCCCGGCGCTGGTGGATGAGCTGAtgggggctcagctcagcccccGCATC ttcTCCTTGGCGAGCATTCGCCTCCCGCTGAAGGCCCTGGTGTGCAACGCCTCGGTCCTGGGGGGCTTCCTGGTGGGCTccacccagagcctgcagcacgGACTCTGCGcgctgcccagctcccagctccgtGCCATGGAGGGCTCCTTCCTCTCCCAGATGGACTTCCCACGGCTCCTGGCG GAACAGCTGAGCTCGGAGTTGGGCGGGATCGCTGGCACCGTGGAAGCTTTGGGCAGCTTCCTGCGGGATGCAGCATCCCTGATGGAGGAG GTCTCCTCCATGACCAGCCTGGCCGAGCTGCGTCAGGAGGTTGCGGGGCTGAGGGCCCCCAACACCAGCACGGGAGCCTTCACAGCCCTGTCCCGCATCGCCTGTGGGCACCCCGAGGGCGGGGGGCTCAGGATCCCCTCCCTCAACTGGTACGAGGACAACGATGTCAAAGCCTTCCTGGACCGTAACAGCTCGGAGCACAGACCCGTGGCCTCAGGCAGCACCA gtcccttctGCCGGGAGCTGCTCCGCAGCCTGGAGTCCAGCCCCCTGTCACAGATCTTCTGGCGGGGGATCAAGCCCCTCTTTGTGGGGAAGATCCTGTACACCCcacccgggcccggccccgacAGTGTCATGGCTGAG GTGAATCGGACCTTCCGGGAGCTGGCGGTGCTGGGGGAGTTGGGGGgtgcctggcaggagctgggaccCCGAATCTACACGCTCCtcaacagcagcctggagatgCAGGTGCTCCAG gacctgctgctggccccgagcacagcccagctcctggatgGGTTCCTCAACGGcacctcctggaagctgccagAGCTGGTCACATTCCTGACGGGGCCAGCAGGGGGACCGGGCCTCACCTGGCACCAGGTGTACGCTGATGTGGACGCAGTCCTGAGCACGCTGTCACAGTTCATGGAG TGTGTCTGCCTGGACAAGATCGAGGCAGTGGCCACCGAGGAGCAGCTGGTAGCccgagccctggagctgctggaggagcagcagtttTGGGCAGCAGTGGTCTTCCAGCCCCCCATCAATGCCACAGCCCCCGGACTGCCACCCCACGTCCGCTACAAGATCCGCATGGACATTGACGACGTCACGAGGACCAACAAGATCAAGGACAG GTTTTGGGACCCAGGCCCTGCAGCTGACCCCTTCAGTGACCTGCGCTACGTCTGGGGGGGCTTCGTGTACATTCAGGACCTGGTGGAGCAGGCGGTGGTGCGGGTGCAGACTGGGGCTGCCCCACGGACTGGGGTCTACGTCCAGCAGATGCCCTACCCCTGCTACGTGGACGACGT GTTCTTGAGGGTCCTGAACCGCTCGCTGCCTCTCTTCATGACTCTGGCCTGGATCTACTCAGTGGCCATGATCATCAAGGGGGTGGTGCACGAGAAGGAGACGCGTCTCAAGGAGACCATGAAGACCATGGGGCTGAGCAGCGGGATCCTCTGGCTCAGCTGGTTCCTCAGCAGCTTCATCCCCTTCctcctcagctctgccctccttGTCCTCATCCTCAAG CTGGGAAACATCCTGCCCTACAGCGACCCAGCagtcatcttcctcttcctcagcaCCTTCTCAGTAGCCACCATCAGCCAGTGCTTCCTCATCAGCACCTTCTTCCCCCGTGCCAACCTGGCCTCGGCGTGCGGCGGCATCATCTACTTCTCGCTGTACCTGCCCTACGTGCTGTGCGTCGCCTGGCGCGACTACATCACCTTCCCAATCCGTGTCCTGGTG agcctgctgtccCCCGTGGCCTTCGGCTTTGGCTGTGATTACTTCTCCCTCTACGAGGAGCAGGGCGTGGGCATCCAGTGGCACAACCTGGCTGCCAGCCCCGTGCCAGGAGACCCGTACAGCTTCGCTGCAGccatggggctgctgctgctggacgCTGTCCTCTACGGCCTGGCCACCTGGTACCTCGAGGGTGTCTTCCCAG GTCAGTACGGGATCCCCAAGCCCTGGAATTTCCCCTTCCTGAAGAGCTACTGGTTTGGAGAGTCATCCTCATCTGGGCACTCTGTGTACCACAGCAGCCCCCACACTGCACCCCAAG TGCTGGTGGAGGAGCCACCTGCTGATCTCCAGCCCGGCGTCTCCATCCGCAACCTGGTGAAGGTCTATGGCAGCAGCGGCCGTGCGGCCGTCAACGGGCTGAGCCTGGACTTCTACGAGGGGCAGATCACCTCCTTCCTGGGCCACAACGGCGCTGGAAAGACCACCACCAT GTCCATCCTGACTGGCCTCCTGCCCCCCACCTCGGGCACTGCCTacgtgctgggctgggacatcCGCTCCGATATCGACAGCATCCGCAAATCCATGGGCATGTGTCCCCAGCACAACGTGCTCTTCGACAT CCTGACGGTGGAGGAGCACGTCTGGTTCTACGGGCGGCTGAAGGGGCTCTCGGAGCGGCgggtgcaggaggagatggagcagctgctccgGGACACGGGGCTGCCCCACAAGCGCCGGGAGCAGACCCGGAACCTCTCGG GCGGCATGCAGCGGAAGCTCTCGGTGGCCATCGCCTTCGTGGGCGGCTCCCGGGTGGTCATCCTGGACGAGCCCACGGCCGGCGTGGATCCCTTCTCCCGCCGCAGcatctgggagctgctgctcaagTACCGCAAAG GCCGCACCATCATCCTGTCCACCCACTACATGGACGAGGCGGAGCTCCTGGGGGACCGCACCGCCATCATCTCGCAGGGCCGGCTCTGCTGCTGCGGGTCCCCCCTCTTCCTCAAGGCCAGGCTTGGCACCGGGTACCACCTCACGCTGGTGAAGCGGGACAGGAGCGGGACAGGCGGCAGCACCGGCGCTGTCCCCGGCGTCACCAAAAAG GATGGCAGTGACTCggagcacagcagtgacacGGGCCTGGGCAGCGAGCGGGGCAGTGATGCCAGCACCGTGG ATGTGGCCCAGCTGTCGGCGCTGATCCAGAAGCTGGTCCCTGGCTCTCGGCTGGTGGAGGACATCGGGCACGAGGTGCTCTTTGTCCTGCCCTACAGCGGGGCCAGGGATGGGGCCTTTGGGGAGCTGTTCCGTGAGCTGGACGCAcgcctgggggagctgggggtctCCAGCTACGGCATCTCTGACACCACCCTGGAAGAG ATCTTCCTGAAGGTGGCTGAGGACACAGCGCTGGACACTGACACCACAG GCACCATgaaaggagcagctcctggcgAGATGGGGGATGGGGATGTGGCCGATGGAGAGATGG CCAAAGGAGCCCGGCGAG CGGAGGAGCCCCGGGAGACGGACCTGctgcggggggcggcggggcaggCGTGCGGGAGGCTGCGGGGCTGGGCGCTCACCTGCCGCCAGCTCCGCGCTCTCTTCACCAAGAGGATGCTCCACGCTCGGCGCAGCACCCGCGGGTTCTTCGCTCAG ATCGTCCTCCCCGCCGTCTTCGTCTGCATCGCGCTGCTCTTCAGCCTGATCGTGCCGCCCTTCGGGAAGTACCCGccgctgcagctgcagccctggatGTACGGGCAGCAGTTCACCTTTttcag CAACGACGCCCCCGGAGACCCCGACACAGCCCGGCTGCTGGAGGCGCTCCTGGCTGAGCCCGGCTTCGGCACCAAGTGCATGAAGGAAGAGGGGAAGGC ggcagggctgtgcccaccgGCTTCCCACCCCGATGGCTTCTCCACCCCCTCGGCCCCCCCGTCCCTGCTGGAAGTGCTGCAGCGTGGGAACTGGACACGGGCCAAGCCGTCCCCCCCGTGCCAGTGCAGCGGGCCGGGGGCACACAGGATGCTGCCTGAGTGTCCTGAGGGGGCCGGGGGGCTCCCACCACCCCAG GTGCagaggggcacaggggacatCCTTCAGAACCTGACGGGCAGGAACATCTCCGACTACCTGGTGAAGACCTATCCCCAGATCATCCGCCAGGA GCTGAGGAACAAGAAGTGGGTGAACGAGCAGAg GTATGGCGGCTTCTCCCTgggtgctggcagctcccaggccctgccgtcagcagcagaggtggatcaggcagtgctggagctcCGGGCGCTGCTCAACATCACCCTG ggcagcccctcaGATCGGCTCCTGGCCAACCTCAGCCGCTTCGTCGAGGGCTTGGATGCCCGCAGGAATATCAag GTTTGGTTCAACAACAAGGGCTGGCACGCCATGGTCTCCTTCCTCAACGTGGCCAGCAACGGGCTGCTGCGAGCCCGGCTGCCCCCCGGCACCGACCCCGCGCGCTTCGGCATCACGGCCACCAACCACCCCCTGAACCTCACCAAGGAGCAGCTCTCCGAGGCCGCCCT GATGGCCACCTCTGTGGACGTGCTGGTCTCCATCTGCGTGATCTTCGCCATGTCCTTCGTCCCGGCCAGCTTTGTGGTCTTCCTCATTGAGGAGCGGGTCAGCAAGGCCAAGCACCTTCAGTTTGTCAGCGGGATGAAACCCATCACCTACTGGCTGGGCAACTTCGCCTGGGACatg TGCAACTACCTGGTCCCCGCGCTGCTGgtcatcctcatcttcctcTGCTTCCAGCAGGAATCCTACGTGTCCTCGGCCAACCTGCcctccctggtgctgctgctgctgctctacGG ATGGTCCATCACGCCCCTGATGTATCCAGCCTCCTTCCTCTtcagcatccccagcactgcctaCGTGGCCCTGACCTGCATCAACCTCTTCATCGGCATCAACGGCAGCGTGGCCACCTTTGTGCTGGAGCTCTTCGTGGACCAG AACCTCAATGACATCAACCGTGTCCTGAAGAAGGTTTTCCTCATCTTCCCCCACTTCTGCCTGGGCCGAGGCCTCATTGACATGGTGAAGAACCAGGCAATGGCTGATGCCTTTGAGAGGTTTG GGGACAAGCGCTTCGTGTCGCCCCTCTCCTGGGACCTGGCAGGGAAGAACATGTTTGCCATGGCCATCGAGGGCATCGTCTTCTTCCTCTTCACCCTCCTGCTGCAGTACCACCGCTTCTTCCTGCGCCTGGG cccccgggccctggagctgccctcgCTGGGAGATGAGGACCAGGACGTGGCCAGGGAGCGGGCGAGGGTGGGCAGCATCCCCCCACACGGCCACCTCCTGCTTCTCAAGGACCTGACCAAG GTGTACCGGCGCAGGAAGGCTCCGGCCGTGGACCGGCTCTGCGTGGCCATCCCCCCCGGGGAG TGCTTTGGCCTCCTGGGGGTGAACGGGGCTGGGAAAACCTCAACCTTCAAGATGCtgacaggggacacagaggtGACGCTGGGAGAGGCCTGGTTGAAGGGGCACAG CGTGCTCACCGACCTCCAGTCTGTCCACCAGCACATGGGTTACTGTCCCCAGTTTGACGCCATCACGGACCTGCTGACGGGGCGGGAGCACCTGGAATTCTACAGCCGCCTGCGTGGGATCCCGGAGGAGGAGACCCCCAGG GTGGCTCAGTGGGGCAtcactgctctggggctgggcccGCACGCCGACCGGCCGGCCGGCAAGTACAGTGGGGGCAACAAACGCAAGCTCTCCACGGCCATCGCCCTCCTCGGTTGCCCCCCGGTTGTTTTCCTG GATGAGCCCACAACGGGGATGGACCCACAGGCGCGGCGGTTCCTGTGGGAGCGCATCCTTGGCGTCATCCGGGACGGCCGCTCCGTGGTGCTCACGTCCCACAG CATGGAGGAGTGCGAGGCGCTCTGCACCAGGATGGCCATCATGGTCAACGGCCGGTTCCGCTGCCTGGGCAGCGTCCAGCACCTCAAGAACAG GTTTGGGGACGGCTACACGGTGGTGGTGCGGGTGGGGggccccggcccggcagcggtgcaggccctgctgcagcagcgctTCCCCGGCATCGTGCTGAGGGAGCAGCACGGGGGGCTGCTGCAGTACCACCTGCCCGCCCGTGCCACCTCCCTGGCCGCCGTCTTCAGCCTTCTGGCCGCCCACCGCGGCCCCTGCCACATCGAGGACTACTCGGTGTCGCAGACCACGCTGGACCAG gtCTTCATGCACtttgcccaggagcagagcgaTGGGGACGCCGGGGAGGTCACAGCCCCGGGGCAGGACACggcccccagccccgggaggAGGCTGAGCAGGTTCCTGGAGGACGACAGCTACCAGGAGAGCGCTGTCTGA